A stretch of the Bacillota bacterium genome encodes the following:
- a CDS encoding amidohydrolase: MKLLIKGCAIIPMTGKGNIIHRGDLAIEGNRILALGPAGELDHNGQLPANWRPDRTFDGTGKVALPGLVNTHTHAAMTYFRGYADDLELMPWLQEKIWPAEERLTAEDIYWGALLAIVEMLKSGTTCFADMYMFMEQVAQAAEVSGIRASLARGMIGLGPDADRKLDEASEFVQAWEGKVEGRITTKLGPHAPHTCPPAFLEKVMARADELGVGLHIHLAETRTEVEDVRATYGETPVKLMEKIGLFNRPVLAAHCVHLTDEEIEILVRNAVGIAHNPESNMKLASGVAPIAKLLRAGAIVGLGTDSAASNNNLDLLQEMRSASFLQKVTTQDPTTLPAYQVLEMATCGGARALGLERDIGCLVPGYKADLILVDLEKPHLYPCYDLTAQLVYSALASDVHTVIVDGKIVVENGKVLSLDEREIMREVARRAPRLVNRRN, encoded by the coding sequence ATGAAGCTATTGATCAAAGGTTGTGCGATTATACCTATGACCGGCAAGGGCAACATAATACACAGGGGAGATCTGGCAATCGAGGGTAACCGGATTCTAGCGCTGGGCCCGGCAGGGGAGCTGGACCATAATGGTCAATTACCAGCAAATTGGCGCCCGGACCGGACCTTTGACGGCACCGGCAAGGTGGCTCTGCCTGGTTTAGTCAATACTCATACCCATGCAGCGATGACCTATTTTCGCGGTTATGCTGATGACCTGGAACTGATGCCCTGGCTGCAGGAAAAAATCTGGCCAGCGGAAGAACGGTTAACGGCTGAGGATATTTACTGGGGGGCACTGCTGGCCATAGTGGAGATGTTAAAATCTGGTACTACCTGTTTTGCGGACATGTACATGTTTATGGAGCAAGTGGCCCAGGCGGCAGAGGTTTCAGGCATTCGGGCTTCTCTAGCGCGGGGAATGATTGGACTTGGTCCTGATGCTGACCGGAAGCTGGACGAGGCCAGTGAGTTTGTGCAGGCGTGGGAAGGAAAAGTCGAAGGGAGGATTACCACTAAACTGGGACCGCATGCTCCCCACACCTGTCCGCCAGCCTTCCTGGAGAAGGTAATGGCGCGGGCCGATGAATTGGGAGTAGGTCTGCATATTCATCTGGCCGAAACCCGGACTGAGGTGGAAGATGTCCGGGCTACCTATGGTGAGACGCCAGTAAAACTGATGGAGAAAATTGGTCTGTTTAACCGCCCAGTTCTGGCTGCCCACTGTGTTCACCTGACTGATGAAGAAATAGAGATTCTGGTCCGAAATGCGGTGGGGATTGCCCATAACCCGGAGAGCAATATGAAACTGGCCAGTGGGGTAGCACCCATCGCCAAACTGCTCCGCGCCGGGGCGATTGTCGGGCTGGGTACGGATTCTGCTGCCAGCAACAATAATCTGGACCTTCTACAGGAGATGCGGTCCGCCTCCTTTTTGCAGAAGGTGACAACTCAGGATCCCACAACGCTTCCTGCTTACCAGGTGCTGGAGATGGCCACCTGTGGAGGGGCCCGGGCCCTTGGTCTGGAAAGAGATATCGGGTGTCTCGTTCCCGGATACAAGGCAGATTTGATTCTGGTGGACCTGGAAAAACCCCACCTCTATCCCTGCTATGACCTGACGGCCCAGTTGGTTTACTCAGCTCTGGCTTCTGATGTACATACGGTAATTGTTGATGGCAAAATCGTGGTTGAGAATGGCAAGGTATTATCCTTGGATGAACGGGAGATTATGCGAGAAGTCGCACGGCGAGCACCGCGGTTAGTTAATAGAAGGAACTGA
- a CDS encoding adenine phosphoribosyltransferase codes for MDLNAGKGVFKLYDHLKEKIRNIPDFPIPGIMFKDITTLLKDGQAFSEVIEGLVNRYQDKGIDVVVAIESRGYIFGAPLAAALKVGFVPVRKLGKLPAETIKTEYQTEYSKEIIEMHRDAIQPGQKVLVIDDLVATGGSAAAVKELVEQLGGQVVEFAFVVELTFLNGREKLAGYPVFSMINF; via the coding sequence ATGGACCTGAATGCAGGGAAAGGAGTGTTTAAGTTGTATGACCATCTGAAGGAGAAAATCCGTAATATCCCTGATTTTCCGATCCCAGGCATTATGTTTAAGGATATTACCACCTTGCTCAAAGACGGTCAGGCTTTCAGTGAGGTGATCGAGGGCTTGGTGAACCGTTATCAGGACAAGGGGATTGATGTGGTAGTCGCTATCGAATCCAGAGGATACATATTCGGTGCTCCGCTGGCTGCGGCTCTAAAAGTGGGATTTGTGCCGGTACGTAAACTTGGCAAGCTGCCGGCTGAAACGATTAAGACTGAATATCAAACCGAATACAGCAAAGAGATTATTGAAATGCACCGCGATGCCATCCAGCCAGGCCAGAAGGTACTGGTTATTGATGACTTGGTGGCTACCGGTGGGTCGGCGGCAGCAGTGAAAGAGTTAGTGGAACAATTGGGTGGACAGGTGGTCGAGTTTGCTTTTGTGGTGGAATTGACCTTTTTAAACGGCCGGGAAAAACTGGCGGGTTATCCTGTCTTTTCCATGATTAATTTCTAG